One window from the genome of Montipora foliosa isolate CH-2021 chromosome 5, ASM3666993v2, whole genome shotgun sequence encodes:
- the LOC138002885 gene encoding uncharacterized protein, translating into MAGKKQRSSYRPKRKGKGFGGSKRKGKLGENTPLAAAIIDRETPSTSHEEPDLSDSECAQPLSSSAKKMKLYHSPDESSKCLDDESTEQCEATGYRLINLESLSSVLSEAHECEEANIILQENESGRAGLKSDLTITCSACDESISFQTSANITKRGKSFDVNKRAVYHSLESGSGYEGLASFCGIMNMPCMSTSAYQKQVDSILEVVEDYTKEELTQAGQRLRNIVLDENPDLDKDDTLDVAVSFDGTWAKRGFTSLTGVVFAISVDSGEVLDYTVLSKACQKCSLKQSQCEGDDEQFQEWRREHLASGECDINFNGSSPAMEAEGASILWRRSIELHNMHYKWMVSDGDSKAFNTVENVYDDCKVIKLDCVGHVQKRMGKHLLNLKARTKGKLEDGKPIGGRGRLTETKIKKLQKYYGLAIRQNTIKKSNPTDREVDVSIYTMKKNIIAILNHSVKTQDPAKQHRFCPLGET; encoded by the exons ATGGCTGGAAAAAAGCAGAGAAGCAGCTACAGGCCTAAACGAAAGGGTAAAGGATTTGGCGGATCGAAAAGAAAGGGGAAACTTGGTGAAAACACTCCGTTAGCAGCAGCAATAATCGATCGAGAAACACCGAGCACCTCTCATGAGGAACCAGACTTGTCAGACTCTGAATGTGCTCAACCACTCAGTTCATCAGCGAAGAAGATGAAGCTCTATCATTCACCAGACGAATCTTCAAAATGTTTGGATGACGAATCAACTGAGCAATGCGAAGCAACTGGTTACAGACTAATTAACTTGGAAAGTCTGTCTTCAGTGCTCTCTGAGGCACATGAATGTGAAGAAG caAACATCATtcttcaagaaaatgaaagtggTCGGGCTGGCTTAAAGTCTGACCTAACTATTACTTGTAGTGCTTGTGATGAAAGCATTTCATTCCAGACATCAGCTAACATTACAAAAAGGGGAAAGTCCTTCGATGTAAACAAAAGAGCTGTTTATCACTCCCTGGAATCCGGATCAGGTTATGAAGGGCTTGCATCCTTTTGTGGAATCATGAACATGCCCTGTATGTCAACAAGTGCCTACCAAAAACAGGTAGACAGCATCCTAGAGGTTGTAGAAGATTACACAAAGGAAGAGCTCACACAGGCAGGTCAAAGGCTGCGAAACATCGTTCTTGATGAGAATCCAGACCTTGACAAGGACGACACTTTGGATGTAGCTGTAAGCTTTGATGGCACCTGGGCCAAGCGGGGTTTTACCTCCCTAACAGGGGTAGTCTTTGCTATTTCAGTAGACAGTGGTGAGGTTTTGGACTACACTGTTTTGTCTAAAGCTTGCCAAAAATGTTCCCTCAAACAGTCCCAGTGTGAAGGAGATGATGAACAATTTCAGGAATGGAGAAGAGAACATTTGGCCTCTGGTGAGTGTGATATTAATTTCAATGGTAGTTCACCAGCCATGGAAGCTGAGGGAGCTTCTATTCTCTGGAGGAGATCAATTGAACTGCACAACATGCATTACAAATGGATGGTCTCAGATGGGGACAGCAAAGCATTCAACACTGTTGAAAATGTGTATGATGATTGCAAAGTGATCAAGTTGGATTGTGTTGGCCACGTACAAAAGAGAATGGGCAAACACCTTTTAAACTTGAAAGCAAGGACAAAAGGAAAGCTGGAGGATGGCAAACCCATAGGGGGGCGTGGCAGGctcactgaaacaaaaattaaaaaattacagaaatattATGGTCTGGCAATACGTCAGAATACTATAAAGAAGTCGAATCCAACTGACAGAGAAGTTGATGTATCCATTTATACTATGAAGAAGAACATTATAGCTATTCTGAACCATAGTGTGAAAACTCAAGATCCTGCCAAACAGCACCGGTTCTGTCCTCTTGGAGAAACCTAA